Proteins from a genomic interval of Bradyrhizobium sp. CCGB01:
- a CDS encoding DMT family transporter, whose protein sequence is MGEISGVLAAVLSSGLGGTSIGATRYLVSSLDPLAIGSFRFGIGLLLLLPLTLLRGDRWPGRGDWAAAIGLGVLFFALFPILFNASLIFTTAARGALALSTLPLLSLVIGAALGAEVLTWRKSIGVVIATCGVAVALLSDLTSAPSGAWRGDLLMMAAALCMALYGIWSKPLIRRSGPIAFTTVSMAAGAACLILLSCVRGSFAPVAGFGTPQWLAALYLGAFGAALTFYLWAFALERTTPTRVAISVTVNPITASLVGAWLLNEPLRWNLAAGIVAVFAGIWIATTTGRRVETAGASG, encoded by the coding sequence GTGGGCGAAATTTCTGGCGTTCTGGCCGCCGTGCTGTCGAGCGGCCTTGGCGGCACCTCGATCGGCGCCACGCGTTATCTCGTGAGCAGCCTCGATCCACTGGCAATCGGCTCGTTCCGCTTCGGCATCGGCCTTCTCCTGCTGCTGCCGCTGACGCTGCTGCGCGGCGATCGCTGGCCGGGGCGAGGGGACTGGGCCGCCGCCATCGGGCTCGGCGTTCTGTTCTTCGCCCTGTTTCCGATCCTGTTCAATGCATCGCTGATCTTCACGACCGCGGCGCGCGGCGCGCTCGCCTTGTCGACGCTTCCGCTGCTGTCGCTGGTGATCGGGGCCGCGCTCGGTGCCGAAGTGCTGACCTGGCGCAAATCAATCGGTGTCGTGATCGCAACTTGCGGGGTTGCCGTCGCGCTTCTCTCCGACCTGACCTCGGCACCGTCAGGCGCCTGGCGCGGTGATCTCCTGATGATGGCGGCAGCGCTGTGCATGGCGCTCTACGGCATCTGGTCGAAGCCGCTGATCCGGCGCTCCGGGCCGATCGCCTTCACCACGGTGAGCATGGCGGCGGGCGCGGCCTGCCTCATCTTGCTGTCTTGCGTCCGCGGCAGTTTTGCGCCCGTGGCCGGCTTCGGCACGCCGCAATGGCTGGCGGCCCTCTATCTCGGCGCCTTCGGCGCGGCGCTGACCTTCTATCTCTGGGCCTTCGCGCTGGAGCGGACGACGCCCACGCGCGTCGCGATCTCTGTGACGGTCAATCCGATCACGGCATCGCTGGTCGGGGCCTGGCTGCTGAACGAGCCGCTGCGCTGGAATCTGGCAGCCGGCATCGTCGCGGTCTTTGCCGGGATCTGGATCGCGACGACAACGGGACGGCGCGTTGAAACGGCCGGCGCCTCAGGCTGA
- a CDS encoding GFA family protein, giving the protein MIREGGCLCGAVRFKAEGEPLNVRVCHCRLCQKAMGSPYFARAQFDQRALTVEGETDRYASSENIDRVFCKRCGTRLFAWRRNGTLAGVSLTTFDDRNAFAPTEHIWVSEKLAWLKLDDGLTQYQTTIPT; this is encoded by the coding sequence ATGATCCGGGAAGGCGGATGCCTGTGTGGCGCGGTGCGGTTCAAGGCGGAGGGCGAGCCGCTCAACGTGCGCGTCTGCCATTGCCGCCTCTGTCAGAAGGCGATGGGCTCGCCCTATTTCGCCCGCGCGCAGTTCGACCAGCGCGCTCTGACGGTCGAGGGCGAGACCGACCGCTATGCGTCGTCCGAGAACATCGATCGCGTGTTCTGCAAGCGCTGCGGCACGCGCCTGTTCGCCTGGCGCCGTAACGGCACGCTGGCGGGCGTGTCGCTCACGACCTTCGACGACCGCAACGCCTTTGCGCCGACCGAGCACATCTGGGTCTCGGAGAAGCTGGCGTGGCTGAAACTCGACGACGGCCTGACGCAATATCAAACGACCATCCCGACGTGA
- a CDS encoding SDR family NAD(P)-dependent oxidoreductase, translated as MNKIDLNDRVAVVTGGAQGFGRAITQRFVASGAKVAIWDFDSALAEKTAREISENVRVFKVDVTDAAGVEQARDATLAAFGKIDILVNNAGIAGVNKPVWETDLEEWRKVLRINLDGPFICCKAIVPTMLKQKYGRIVNIASIAGKEGNPNASHYSASKAGLIALTKSLGKELAAHDILVNAVTPAAAKTAIFDQMTQQHIDFMLSKIPKARFVLVEELAAMAAWLASEDCAFSTGAVFDISGGRATY; from the coding sequence ATGAACAAGATCGATCTCAACGACCGCGTCGCTGTCGTCACCGGTGGCGCGCAGGGCTTTGGCCGCGCCATCACCCAGCGCTTCGTTGCATCAGGCGCCAAGGTCGCGATCTGGGATTTCGACTCGGCCCTCGCCGAGAAGACCGCCCGTGAGATCAGCGAGAACGTTCGCGTCTTCAAGGTCGACGTCACCGACGCCGCAGGCGTCGAGCAGGCGCGCGATGCGACGCTCGCCGCCTTCGGCAAGATCGACATCCTCGTCAACAATGCCGGCATCGCCGGCGTCAACAAGCCGGTCTGGGAGACCGATCTCGAGGAATGGCGGAAGGTTCTGCGCATCAACCTCGACGGCCCCTTCATCTGCTGCAAGGCGATCGTGCCGACGATGCTCAAGCAGAAATACGGGCGGATCGTGAACATCGCCTCGATCGCCGGCAAGGAGGGCAATCCCAACGCCTCGCACTATTCGGCGTCCAAGGCCGGACTGATCGCGCTGACGAAATCGCTCGGCAAGGAGCTCGCCGCGCACGACATCCTCGTCAACGCGGTGACGCCGGCGGCGGCGAAGACCGCGATCTTCGACCAGATGACGCAGCAGCATATCGACTTCATGCTCTCGAAGATCCCGAAGGCGCGCTTCGTGCTGGTGGAGGAGCTCGCCGCGATGGCGGCCTGGCTCGCATCCGAGGACTGCGCGTTCTCGACCGGCGCGGTGTTTGATATTTCCGGCGGACGGGCGACCTATTGA
- a CDS encoding SDR family oxidoreductase, protein MADRLKGKRAVVTAAAAGIGRACAIAFAREGATVIATDINESGIASLAKEGIAEVAKLDVRNTADVNAFAKRIGKVDILLNAAGFVHHGTILECSEEDFDFSFDLNVKSMHRTIRAFLPEMLAGGGGSIVNISSCAALRPPANRYVYSASKAAVSLLTRAVALDFITKGIRCNSICPGTVETPSMLDRAAAQGPQGKEMFVSRQKMGRLGTADEIASMAVYLGSDESAFTTGVDLVVDGGYML, encoded by the coding sequence ATGGCAGACCGCCTCAAAGGAAAGCGCGCCGTCGTCACGGCTGCTGCGGCAGGCATCGGGCGCGCATGCGCCATTGCCTTCGCGCGTGAGGGCGCAACCGTAATCGCGACCGACATCAACGAGAGCGGCATCGCGAGCCTGGCCAAGGAAGGCATCGCCGAGGTCGCGAAGCTCGACGTCCGCAACACCGCCGACGTCAACGCCTTCGCCAAGCGTATTGGCAAGGTCGACATCCTGCTCAACGCGGCGGGCTTCGTGCACCACGGCACCATCCTGGAGTGCTCGGAAGAGGATTTCGACTTCTCGTTCGATCTCAACGTCAAGTCGATGCACCGGACCATCAGGGCGTTCCTGCCCGAGATGCTGGCGGGCGGCGGCGGCAGCATCGTCAACATCTCGTCCTGCGCGGCGCTGCGGCCGCCGGCCAACCGTTATGTCTACAGCGCCTCGAAGGCGGCAGTGTCGCTGCTGACGCGCGCGGTCGCGCTCGACTTCATCACCAAGGGCATCCGCTGCAACTCGATCTGCCCCGGCACCGTCGAGACCCCGTCGATGCTCGACCGCGCCGCAGCGCAAGGTCCGCAGGGCAAGGAAATGTTCGTCTCCCGCCAGAAGATGGGCCGGCTCGGCACCGCCGACGAAATCGCATCCATGGCGGTCTATCTTGGCAGCGACGAAAGCGCCTTCACCACCGGCGTCGACCTCGTCGTCGACGGCGGCTACATGCTCTGA
- a CDS encoding IlvD/Edd family dehydratase gives MTKKPTNGHAPAGNGARRHLRSQEWFNNPHNPGMTALYMERYLNYGLTRAELQSGKPIIGIAQTGNDLSPCNRHHIELAHRVREGIREAGGIAMEFPTHPIQETGKRPTAALDRNLAYLGLVEILYGYPLDGVVLTTGCDKTTPACMMAAATVNLPAIVLSGGPMLNGWHAGERTGSGTIVWKSRERLAAGEIDYEEFMEIVASSAPSVGHCNTMGTASTMNGLAEALGFSLPGCSAIPAPYRERGQIAYETGKRIVDMVWEDLKPSDILTRKAFENCIVINSAIGGSTNAPIHINALARHIGVELSIDDWQKVGHDVPLLVNMQPAGFYLGEEFHRAGGVPAVVRELMKHKRIHEDAVTVNGRGIGENCKHAPVPDNDVIWSYDKPLVKDAGFLVLKGNLFDSAIMKTSVISKEFRDRYLSNPADLNAFEGRAIVFEGPEDYHERIDDASLDIDERCVLFIRGTGPIGYPGGAEVVNMQPPAALIKRGILSLPCIGDGRQSGTSGSPSILNASPEAAANGGLAILRTGDKVRIDLNKGSANILISDDEVKKRHAELMADGGFKHPANQTPWQEIYRNTVGQQSTGACMELATRYQNVAGTFGVARDNH, from the coding sequence ATGACAAAAAAACCAACCAATGGGCACGCGCCCGCCGGCAACGGCGCTCGCCGCCACCTCCGTTCGCAGGAATGGTTCAACAATCCGCATAATCCGGGCATGACCGCGCTCTATATGGAGCGCTACCTGAATTACGGCCTCACCCGCGCCGAACTCCAGTCCGGCAAGCCGATCATCGGCATCGCCCAGACCGGCAACGACCTCTCCCCCTGCAACCGGCACCATATCGAGCTGGCCCACCGCGTCCGCGAAGGCATCCGCGAAGCCGGCGGCATTGCGATGGAATTTCCGACCCACCCGATCCAGGAGACCGGCAAGCGCCCGACCGCGGCGCTCGACCGCAACCTCGCCTATCTCGGCCTGGTCGAGATCCTCTACGGCTACCCGCTCGACGGCGTGGTGCTGACCACCGGCTGCGACAAGACCACGCCGGCCTGCATGATGGCGGCGGCGACCGTGAACCTGCCCGCGATCGTGCTGTCGGGCGGCCCGATGCTGAACGGCTGGCATGCCGGCGAGCGCACCGGCTCCGGCACCATCGTCTGGAAGTCGCGCGAGCGCCTCGCCGCCGGCGAGATCGACTATGAAGAGTTCATGGAGATCGTGGCCTCCTCGGCACCGTCGGTCGGCCATTGCAACACCATGGGCACCGCCTCGACCATGAACGGGCTTGCCGAAGCGCTCGGCTTCTCGCTGCCGGGCTGCTCGGCGATCCCCGCGCCCTATCGCGAGCGCGGCCAGATCGCCTATGAGACGGGAAAACGCATCGTCGACATGGTCTGGGAAGACCTCAAGCCCTCGGACATCCTGACCCGCAAGGCGTTCGAGAACTGCATCGTGATCAACTCGGCGATCGGCGGCTCGACCAACGCGCCGATCCACATCAATGCGCTGGCCCGCCACATCGGCGTCGAGCTGTCGATCGACGACTGGCAGAAGGTCGGCCATGACGTGCCGCTGCTGGTCAACATGCAGCCGGCCGGGTTCTATCTCGGCGAGGAATTCCACCGCGCCGGCGGCGTGCCGGCGGTGGTGCGCGAATTGATGAAGCACAAGCGCATCCACGAGGACGCGGTCACGGTCAACGGCCGCGGCATCGGCGAGAACTGCAAGCATGCGCCGGTCCCCGACAACGACGTGATCTGGAGCTACGACAAGCCGCTGGTGAAGGATGCCGGCTTCCTGGTGCTGAAGGGCAATCTATTCGATTCCGCGATCATGAAGACCAGCGTGATCTCCAAGGAATTCCGCGACCGCTATCTGAGCAACCCTGCGGATCTCAACGCCTTCGAGGGCCGCGCCATCGTGTTCGAGGGTCCCGAGGATTATCACGAGCGGATCGACGATGCCTCGCTGGACATCGACGAACGCTGCGTGCTGTTCATCCGCGGCACCGGCCCGATCGGTTATCCCGGCGGCGCCGAGGTCGTGAACATGCAGCCGCCAGCGGCGCTGATCAAACGCGGCATCCTGTCCCTGCCCTGCATCGGCGACGGCCGCCAGTCCGGCACCTCGGGCTCGCCCTCGATCCTGAACGCCTCGCCGGAAGCCGCCGCCAATGGCGGTCTCGCGATCCTCAGGACCGGTGACAAGGTGCGCATCGACCTGAACAAGGGCAGCGCCAATATTCTCATTTCGGACGACGAGGTGAAGAAGCGCCACGCCGAGCTGATGGCCGATGGCGGCTTCAAGCATCCGGCGAACCAGACGCCGTGGCAGGAGATCTATCGCAACACCGTCGGCCAGCAGTCGACCGGCGCCTGCATGGAGCTCGCCACGCGCTACCAGAACGTCGCCGGCACCTTTGGTGTGGCGCGGGATAATCACTGA
- a CDS encoding LacI family DNA-binding transcriptional regulator, whose protein sequence is MGRKRTKSGKIRLAEVAELAGVSPITASRFFRNPEALSVAKRTRVESAAKELGYVPNLAARALASQRTEVIGVLIPSLTNNVFSDVLRGIYDASEGSRYSIQLSNTRYSILQEEKLLRLFLAQKPAGLIVTGIDQTAESRAMLEAADCPIVQIMEIGPNPVDMMIGFSHYDAARAAIAHLFAQGHRKIGFVGARMDPRVQRRLDGYVSAMKDAGLFEQRLVVTTATPTSVTLGGALFTDLLAREPDIDAVFCANDDLALGVLFECRRREIAVPEQIAIVGFNDLEFMASAVPTLTSVRTNRYEMGNTAATMLIEAIDGRRPEQPVLDLGFKVIERQSSSSRRSESRPAASGAGAPNKMIALPSGQD, encoded by the coding sequence ATGGGTCGAAAACGCACCAAGTCAGGTAAAATCCGGCTGGCGGAAGTTGCCGAGCTTGCCGGCGTCAGCCCGATTACGGCGTCCCGGTTCTTTCGCAATCCGGAGGCGCTGTCGGTCGCCAAGCGGACGCGGGTCGAGAGCGCGGCCAAGGAGCTCGGCTATGTGCCGAACCTGGCGGCGCGGGCGCTGGCCTCGCAGCGCACTGAAGTGATCGGTGTCTTGATTCCGTCACTGACCAACAACGTGTTTTCCGACGTGCTGCGCGGCATCTATGACGCCTCCGAAGGCAGCCGGTACTCGATCCAGTTGTCCAACACACGCTACAGTATTCTCCAGGAGGAGAAGCTGCTGCGCCTGTTTCTCGCGCAGAAGCCGGCCGGACTGATCGTCACCGGCATCGACCAGACCGCGGAATCGCGCGCGATGCTGGAGGCGGCCGACTGCCCGATCGTGCAGATCATGGAGATCGGGCCCAATCCGGTCGACATGATGATCGGCTTTTCACACTATGATGCAGCCCGCGCGGCGATTGCGCACCTGTTCGCGCAAGGCCATCGCAAGATCGGCTTCGTCGGCGCGCGCATGGATCCGCGGGTGCAGCGGCGGCTGGACGGATATGTCTCGGCCATGAAGGACGCCGGACTGTTCGAGCAGCGCCTCGTCGTCACGACGGCGACACCGACCTCGGTGACGCTCGGCGGCGCCCTGTTCACCGATCTGCTGGCGCGGGAGCCCGACATCGATGCGGTGTTCTGCGCCAATGACGACCTCGCGCTCGGGGTGCTGTTCGAATGCCGGCGCCGGGAGATCGCTGTCCCCGAGCAGATCGCGATCGTCGGATTCAACGACCTCGAATTCATGGCCTCCGCCGTCCCTACCCTCACCAGCGTGCGCACCAACCGCTACGAGATGGGCAACACGGCCGCCACCATGCTGATCGAAGCGATCGACGGACGGCGCCCGGAGCAGCCGGTGCTCGATCTCGGCTTCAAGGTGATCGAGCGGCAAAGCTCGTCGTCGCGGCGTTCGGAAAGCAGGCCGGCCGCATCGGGCGCGGGCGCGCCGAACAAAATGATAGCGTTACCAAGTGGCCAAGACTAG
- a CDS encoding ABC transporter ATP-binding protein has product MSSVQIRDVRKSFGNFEVLHGVSIPIEDGQFVVLVGPSGCGKSTLLRMLAGLENITSGTISIGDRVVNNIQPKERDIAMVFQNYALYPHMTVGENMGFSLKLRNASSDEINKRVKRAAEILALSPLLERYPRQLSGGQRQRVAMGRAIVRDPQVFLFDEPLSNLDAKLRVAMRTEIKELHQRLKTTTVYVTHDQIEAMTMADKIVVMHDGIVEQMGTPLELYDKPENQFVAGFIGSPAMNFLKGHVRVNGVATFEGPNGVKLPLKSAPANSDGRPAVYGVRPEHFTIADDGAEAEIIVVEPTGSETQVFAKVGGEQVVAVFRERHQFNPGDKVRLKPDPSLVHLFDEATGKRM; this is encoded by the coding sequence ATGTCGTCTGTGCAAATCCGCGATGTGCGGAAATCGTTCGGCAATTTTGAAGTCCTGCACGGCGTTTCGATTCCGATCGAGGACGGCCAGTTCGTCGTTCTGGTTGGCCCCTCCGGCTGCGGCAAGTCGACGCTTCTGCGCATGCTTGCAGGCCTCGAGAACATCACCTCCGGCACGATCTCGATCGGTGACCGCGTCGTCAACAATATCCAGCCCAAGGAGCGGGATATTGCGATGGTGTTCCAGAACTACGCGCTCTATCCGCACATGACGGTCGGCGAGAACATGGGCTTCTCGCTGAAGCTGCGGAACGCGAGCTCCGACGAGATCAACAAGCGCGTCAAGCGCGCCGCCGAGATCCTCGCGCTGTCGCCGCTGCTCGAGCGCTATCCGCGCCAGCTCTCCGGTGGCCAGCGTCAGCGCGTCGCCATGGGCCGCGCCATCGTGCGCGATCCGCAGGTCTTCCTGTTCGACGAGCCCTTGTCGAACCTCGACGCCAAGCTGCGCGTCGCGATGCGCACCGAGATCAAGGAGTTGCACCAGCGGCTGAAGACCACGACCGTCTACGTCACCCACGACCAGATCGAGGCCATGACCATGGCCGACAAGATCGTCGTCATGCATGACGGCATCGTCGAGCAGATGGGCACTCCGCTCGAGCTCTATGACAAGCCGGAAAACCAGTTCGTCGCCGGCTTCATCGGCTCGCCCGCCATGAACTTCCTGAAGGGCCATGTGCGCGTCAACGGCGTCGCGACCTTCGAAGGTCCGAACGGTGTCAAGCTGCCGCTCAAGAGCGCGCCGGCCAATTCCGACGGCCGTCCCGCGGTCTACGGCGTGCGGCCCGAGCACTTCACCATCGCCGACGACGGCGCCGAGGCCGAGATCATCGTGGTCGAGCCGACCGGCTCGGAGACCCAGGTGTTCGCCAAGGTCGGCGGCGAGCAGGTCGTCGCGGTCTTCCGCGAGCGTCACCAGTTCAATCCGGGCGACAAGGTGCGGCTGAAGCCCGATCCGTCGCTGGTTCACTTGTTCGACGAGGCGACAGGCAAGCGCATGTAG
- a CDS encoding ABC transporter substrate-binding protein produces MSDFDRRSVLKAGLGGAALLAGPGIVPVRAAEWTNTPEPNASIRVLRWKQFIQAEFDKFAEQTKKFSEKTGVKVKLEAESWEDIRPKAAVAANVGAGPDLIIGTLDDPHKFPEKLIDVTDVADYLGKQYGGWYPVAEKYGKKGNGWIAIPQGATGGCLNYRISHVKAAGFDEFPKDTAGFLKLCQALKKNNTPAGFALGHATGDANGWCQWALWAFGGKVVNEKNEVVIDSPETIAALEYVKQLYETFIPGVLSWNDSNNNKAFLNGELSLTLNGISIWTVGKNSTDPKQQEIAKDMNHAPMPIGPVGVSTEQQNVLVYYGYKHSKYPKAVKEFIKFMMDKENYDAWEVASNGYVSPPLPAYNDNPVWTSDPKITPYRDCLKRCRDNGFAGDLGYASAAVMGDFVVVDMFAEAASGSATPKQAAARAAERAKRYYQV; encoded by the coding sequence ATGAGCGATTTCGACAGGCGTAGTGTGCTCAAAGCTGGCCTGGGCGGCGCAGCACTGCTGGCCGGCCCGGGCATCGTCCCGGTCCGCGCGGCGGAGTGGACCAACACCCCCGAGCCGAACGCCTCTATTCGCGTGCTGCGCTGGAAGCAGTTCATCCAGGCCGAATTCGACAAGTTCGCCGAGCAGACCAAGAAGTTTTCCGAGAAGACCGGCGTCAAGGTGAAGCTCGAGGCCGAAAGCTGGGAAGACATCCGCCCGAAGGCGGCGGTCGCCGCCAATGTCGGCGCCGGTCCGGACCTCATCATCGGCACGCTCGATGATCCCCACAAATTCCCGGAGAAGCTGATCGACGTGACCGACGTCGCCGACTACCTCGGCAAGCAGTATGGCGGCTGGTATCCGGTCGCCGAGAAGTACGGCAAGAAGGGCAATGGCTGGATCGCCATTCCGCAAGGTGCGACCGGCGGCTGCCTGAACTACCGCATCAGCCATGTGAAGGCCGCCGGCTTCGACGAATTCCCGAAGGACACCGCCGGCTTCCTCAAGCTGTGTCAGGCCCTGAAGAAGAACAACACGCCGGCCGGCTTCGCGCTCGGCCATGCCACGGGCGATGCCAATGGCTGGTGCCAGTGGGCGCTGTGGGCGTTCGGCGGCAAGGTCGTCAACGAGAAGAACGAGGTCGTGATCGACTCGCCCGAGACGATCGCCGCGCTCGAATACGTCAAGCAGCTCTACGAGACCTTCATCCCCGGCGTGCTGTCCTGGAACGACTCGAACAACAACAAGGCGTTCCTCAACGGCGAACTCAGCCTCACGCTGAACGGCATCTCGATCTGGACCGTCGGCAAGAACTCGACCGATCCGAAGCAGCAGGAGATCGCCAAGGACATGAACCACGCGCCGATGCCGATCGGCCCGGTTGGCGTGTCGACCGAGCAGCAGAACGTGCTGGTCTACTACGGTTACAAGCACTCGAAGTATCCGAAGGCGGTCAAGGAGTTCATCAAGTTCATGATGGACAAGGAGAACTACGACGCCTGGGAGGTCGCTTCCAACGGCTACGTGTCTCCGCCGCTGCCGGCCTACAACGACAACCCGGTGTGGACCTCGGACCCGAAGATCACCCCGTATCGCGACTGCCTGAAGCGCTGCCGCGACAACGGCTTTGCCGGCGATCTCGGCTATGCCTCCGCGGCGGTGATGGGCGACTTCGTCGTCGTCGACATGTTCGCCGAGGCGGCTTCGGGCTCGGCGACGCCGAAGCAGGCGGCCGCGCGCGCCGCCGAGCGCGCCAAGCGCTACTACCAGGTCTGA
- a CDS encoding carbohydrate ABC transporter permease, whose protein sequence is MAVMAESAAAQVKRSSLWTRAFESRNFLGAMFMVPAIAILILFLAYPLALGFWLGMTDTKIGGAGRYIGFANFVSLSKDSVFWLSVFNTIFYTVFASVVKFAIGLYLALLLNERLPFKSMIRAIVLLPFVVPTVLSAIAFWWIYDSQFSIISWVLIKAGLITRYIDFLGDPWNARWSVIAANIWRGVPFVAITLLAGLQTISPSLYEAANLDGATNMQRFRHITLPMLSPIIAVVMTFSVLMTFTDFQLIYTITRGGPINATHLMATLSFQRAITGGNLGEGAAISNAMIPFLVAAILLSFFGLQRSRWQQGGRD, encoded by the coding sequence ATGGCAGTCATGGCCGAGTCCGCCGCCGCGCAGGTCAAGCGCAGTAGCCTGTGGACCAGAGCATTCGAGAGCCGGAATTTTCTCGGCGCGATGTTCATGGTGCCGGCAATCGCCATCCTCATCCTGTTTCTGGCCTACCCGTTGGCGTTGGGCTTTTGGCTCGGCATGACCGACACGAAGATCGGCGGGGCTGGGCGCTATATCGGTTTTGCGAACTTCGTCTCGCTCTCGAAGGACTCGGTGTTCTGGCTGTCGGTGTTCAACACCATCTTCTACACGGTGTTCGCGAGCGTCGTGAAATTCGCGATCGGACTTTACCTGGCGCTGTTGCTCAACGAGCGGCTGCCGTTCAAGTCGATGATCCGCGCCATCGTGCTGCTGCCCTTCGTGGTGCCGACGGTGCTGTCCGCGATCGCGTTCTGGTGGATCTATGACAGCCAGTTCTCGATCATCTCCTGGGTGCTGATCAAGGCGGGCCTGATCACGCGCTACATCGATTTCCTCGGCGATCCCTGGAATGCGCGCTGGTCGGTCATAGCTGCCAATATCTGGCGCGGCGTACCCTTCGTGGCGATCACGCTGCTGGCGGGCCTCCAGACCATCTCGCCCTCGCTCTACGAGGCCGCCAATCTCGACGGCGCCACCAACATGCAGCGCTTCCGCCACATCACGCTGCCGATGCTGTCGCCGATCATCGCGGTGGTGATGACGTTCTCGGTGCTGATGACGTTCACCGACTTCCAGCTGATCTACACCATCACACGGGGCGGGCCGATCAATGCCACGCATCTGATGGCGACACTGTCGTTCCAGCGCGCCATCACCGGCGGCAATCTCGGTGAGGGCGCGGCGATCTCGAACGCGATGATTCCGTTCCTGGTCGCGGCGATCCTGCTCAGCTTCTTCGGGCTTCAGCGCTCTCGCTGGCAACAGGGCGGGAGGGACTGA
- a CDS encoding carbohydrate ABC transporter permease has protein sequence MATVDDQSVGMDYLESFPRKFLRVYLPLGLIIFFLLFPFYWMAVATFKPDAEMYDYEKYNPFWIVNPTLEHIKKLIVETDYPLWMWNTVIVSVSSTFISLFASVCAAYAIERLRYKGSRYVGLAIFLGYLVPPSILFIPLAAIVFQLGLFDGNLALILTYPTFLIPFCTWLLMGYFRTIPYELEECALIDGATRLQILVKITLPLSLPGVISAGIFAFTLSWNEFIYALTFISSSENKTIPVGAITELVSGDVYHWGALMAAALTGSVPVVILYSFFVEYYVSAMTGAVKE, from the coding sequence ATGGCCACCGTGGACGACCAAAGCGTCGGAATGGACTACCTCGAGAGCTTCCCGCGGAAGTTTCTCCGCGTCTACCTTCCGCTCGGCCTGATCATCTTCTTCCTGCTGTTCCCGTTCTACTGGATGGCGGTCGCGACGTTCAAGCCGGACGCGGAGATGTACGACTACGAGAAGTACAATCCGTTCTGGATCGTGAATCCGACACTGGAGCACATCAAGAAGCTGATCGTCGAAACCGACTATCCGCTCTGGATGTGGAACACCGTGATCGTGTCGGTGTCCTCCACCTTCATCTCGCTGTTTGCCAGCGTCTGCGCCGCTTATGCGATCGAACGTCTGCGCTACAAGGGCTCGCGCTATGTCGGCCTTGCGATCTTTCTCGGCTATCTCGTGCCGCCCTCGATCCTGTTCATTCCGCTGGCGGCGATCGTGTTCCAGCTTGGCCTGTTCGACGGCAATCTGGCGCTGATCCTGACTTATCCGACCTTCCTGATCCCGTTCTGCACCTGGCTCCTGATGGGCTATTTCCGCACCATTCCCTACGAGCTCGAGGAATGCGCGCTGATCGACGGTGCGACGCGGCTCCAGATCCTGGTTAAGATCACGCTGCCGCTGTCGCTCCCGGGGGTGATCTCCGCCGGTATCTTCGCCTTCACGTTGTCCTGGAACGAGTTCATCTACGCGCTGACCTTCATCTCCTCGTCGGAGAACAAGACGATTCCCGTCGGCGCCATCACCGAGCTCGTCAGCGGCGACGTCTACCATTGGGGCGCGCTGATGGCGGCGGCCCTGACCGGCTCGGTCCCCGTAGTTATCCTTTATTCCTTCTTCGTAGAGTACTATGTGTCGGCGATGACCGGCGCCGTGAAGGAATGA